GCAGGCCGGTCAGGACAAACTCGTCTCCATCGACGCGACAACCAAGTTCCACGAGACGCTGAGTTCGCCCGACAAAACGTTCAAACTCTATCCACCGTGCCATCACGAATTGTTGAACGAGCCAGAACGGGAGGAGATTCTCTCCGATATCTTGGCTTGGCTCTGCGCAAGAGGACTATAAGGCTGGTCGTCTGTGACCGGCTAGGTTTCGATCGTCGGGTTCAGCCGGTGGAACTCTGACCATGGGGGCTGAGGGACGGGCTTGGCCCCACAGCTTCCGCGGGGCCCCAGTCTTTGTCACTTGCCGTCCCGCAAACTCCTCAACGCATCAAGTTCCCGCCTTGTCGCGACAATTTTCCGGACCAACGCCGCTTTCTCCTCCGGCGTGTCAGGCTCGTCTTGCCCGACTAACTGTGCCAACAACAGTTCAAGCTGCCGAGTCCGGTTCTCTGTCGTCCTGTCTTGGTAGACGGGAGTCATCCGACTTTGCTCGAATTCATCGTACGATCCGTCAAAGACCCTCACTTCCCCATCCTCAATCGCCACGATGCGGTTTGCAACTTTTCGAATCAAATAGATGTCGTGCGTCACCAGTATCAACGCTCCGGGGTACTCGAGGAGTGCCTCCTCGACCCGCTCGCGGGTATCCACGTCAAGGTAATTGGTCGGCTCATCGAGCACAAGCAGATTTGCTCCTGACAGGTACAGCTGCACAAAAGCCGCACGACAACGCTCGCCCATGCTGAGAACACCTAGCGGTTTGAACACATCCTCCTGACGAAACAGGAACCCAGCCAGGATGGTCCGGGCGTACGACTGTGTCATCCCAGGCACAGTAAGCAACGTGTCAAGCACCGTTTGCTGCATGTCCTGACGCCCGAGTTCCTGCTCAAAGTAACCAATGCGCAGTTCAGGGTGCCGCATCACTTCGCCCGTGACATCTCCTCCGGCGGCCTCCACATCTCCCGTCAGCGTTTGCAGCAGGGTTGTCTTGCCTGCCCCGTTGCGGCCGAGGATAGCAATGCGGTGGTGTCGCTCCACATCCAGCGTCACCCCTGATAAGACAACTCGTTCTTGATATGTCACACGCACGTTCCTCAAACGAGCAAGGGTCCGAGCCTCAAATTGTCTTTGCTCAAACTCTATCATCGCCGTAGCCGATTCTCTGGGACGTTCCACAGAGCGACTCTCCAGCCGCTGAAGTTCTCGCTCCTTCGCCTTAAACCTTGTCGCGTTCTTCATGGCGCGCTTCTTCAGAAATGGGTTTCTTTCTCCTGCGGCTTCATGAGCCTGTTGATACCACTGCTGGTATCGTCGGATGGCCTCCATTAAGTCACGGCGCTCACGTTCCTGCTTTTCCCACAGCGACGTTTGAGTTTGCATCTCCAGTTCGCGTGCGGCCTTGAACTGACTATATCCACCTTTGTGACGTCGGCATCCATCTGGCTTGAGTTCCAACACGGCATCTGCTACACGGTCCATCAAGGTTCTGTCGTGCGTCACAAACAGCACGGTCCCGTCGAACTGTTTCAGCCAGTCGGCCAACCACGTCAGGGTTTGGGCGTCCAAGTGGTTGGTGGGCTCGTCGAGAATCAGCCCCTTTGGTTGTCGGACCATCAACCGCGCTAATTGTGCACGCGTCTTTTGCCCTCCGCTTAATGCCGCATAAGGAACATCCCAGACGGCTTTTTGCAACAAAAGTCGCGTCAGCGACATTTCGACTTCCGTTTCAAAGGTGTATCCCCCTTTTACTTCATATTGCTGTTGAAGAATCGCGTAGTTGTCAAGGACTGCAGGTGTCACCTCAGAAGTGCTCATCTGCGACTCAAGCTGTGACAACGCGCGAGCAATATCTGCTAACTCCAAGTTCCCGGACTTCACAAAATCAATCAGGGAAACATTGTCAGCCACGTGAAGGTCTTGTTCCAGCCATCCCCATTCTTCAAGAGGTATCATGTGCTGGACTGTTCCCTCGTCGAGGGTCACGTGACCCATAATCGCTTTCAGCAACGTGGTCTTTCCCGTCCCGTTCTTCCCTAACAAAGCCACTTTTTCCCCCAGAAAGAGTTCAAAGGACACGTCAGCAAACAAACTCTTTCCGTTCCATTCCTTTCGAACCCCTTCAACTTTCAGGGATTGTACCGCTGATTTTTGCATCAACATAGCCATCACTCCTTTGTGCAAAAAGCACAAAAAATCGCAGGTGGCTGCCTGCGATGCGGACACAACTTTCATTTGATTTCGGAATCTGAGCGAGAGTGTGGCATCCTGGTCACAATTGCCTGTATCTTTACTCCACACCTGCTTCATCCTGTCCGCTCGCCACGGCAGCACCATAGAGACTGTCCACAAGATTCCTGCGGACAATCAGAACGAAACTGCAACCCGGCTCGATTTGTTAAGCGGCGTGACAGGAATTATCCATGGCGTAGAGTATTCGATACCTCCGTTCAATTTGCGCTAACTGCAGTATATGTGACAAAAGCAATCAGATGCAAGCCTCGCGTAGGAACGGTTTCGCGTCAGAGTATGGACTGCAGGTCTTGCCACACTCTCGCAGCAATTCGCTCATAGCCCAGTTGATTGGGATGAAAATGGTCGATGTATAGGTACTTCGTCGGATTAAACTGGAACAAATCGTACGTCTGAACCACCAAAGCACCGCTAAACTGTGACACCACCGTCTGCTCGTCCGCGTTCCACGTCTCAACAATCGCGTCGGTCTGTGCCTTTGCGGAAGCAATGTCACCGTACGGGTTGTAAAGACCAATGACAAGGATAGCTGCGTTTTGATTGACTCGCCGAATTTGCTGGAGAATGGCCCGCAAGTTTGTCTCAAATGCTGCTCGAGCCGTGGCAATCCTCGCTGTCTGAATCGACGGCAGGCCCGCTGCCTGATTGAGGTCGTTCCCGCCAATCGAGATGAGAATGAGATTGGCAGATTGCAACAGGCTGATGGTTGCAGGCTGCGAGACTTCACTTTTGAGCCCCTGTGAGGTCAATCCATCGATGCCGAGATTAGATTGGATGACCGTGTACCCCGCAGTACGAGCCTGATGCGTGACGTCTCCGACATAACCTTCGCCAGAGGCATCACCAAGCCCATGAGTGAGAGAATCCCCCAACGCCACAAGGTGGATGGTTTTCGACTGTGCTATGGTTGCCGAGAAACTGCCCCGCACGCCCGCCGTGTTCGTCGGTGTCCCCCCGTGGCCGGCTTTGCTTTCGGCCGAATTGCTCGTTGTTCCGGAAGACGCCTGAGCGTTTGTCCCACCCTGTGGAGTACCGTTTGTCGTGCCAGAAGTGCTGTTTGGTGTACTCTTAGTTGACGGCAGGTTTGAAGACCCGGCACCACCTTGGGTTGCCCCCGTGGCATTACCCAGCAAGGTTCCAACAGTCCCACCAAATGCAGCGTAGCTGGCGTAGCCGAATCCGCAAACAAGAATCAGTGCTGCAAGAATGGCCAATCCGCTCGCTGACCCAATAATGCGTCGCGACACTCTGCTGCGGTCTTTTCGCTTGCCATTGCTTGGTTGCTGTTCTCGTTCCTGCCCCACCCCGTCTTGATTCATGCCGATTTCCTCCCTGCTCACTGACAGTGTACTATACAAGGAGGACTTCCAGAAATTCGAGGTGGAACGGATGACAACCCCTGTCTTGGCAGTTCATGGACTGTCTAAACGTGTGAGAAACCGCACGCTTGTCAAAGATGTGTCCTTCAGCGTATTTCCTGGACAAGTCTTCGGATTTCTCGGCCCCAACGGGGCTGGGAAAACGACGACCATCCGCATGTTGGTGGGACTCATACGCCCCTCGGCAGGCGAAGTGCGAATTGGTGGTTACGACATCCAATCCCACGCACTCGAAGCCATGCGACAGGTCGGGTGTATTGTGGAAAATCCAGACCTCTATCCTTATCTGACAGGGCGCGAAAACCTGCTGCAACTGGCCAGGATGCAGGGCGAAAGTGCAGTCCATCGCGTCGACGAGGTTGCAGAACTTGTCCACCTAAGAGACCGCTTGGATGAAAAGGTTCGTACATATTCGCTTGGCATGAGGCAGCGCCTTGGTATCGCGCAAGCCCTGCTCGGAAATCCGCGACTGCTGATTCTCGATGAACCCACAAATGGGCTCGATCCCGCTGGCATCCGTGAACTGCGCACGTTTCTCCAGGACCTTGCCAAAACCGGTCTGGCTGTCTTTATCAGCAGTCATCTGCTGTCGGAAGTTGAGTTGCTGTGCTCTCACGTTGCCATCATTCGCGAAGGTACGGTCATTCAGACGGGGGCCATTGAATCACTACTATCCGGAGCATCCGGCGACGTCATCTGGCGCGTCGAACCGGTTGCACCAGCAAAGGAAGTACTAAGAACGGTACTGAGCACCTTCGGCGACAGTGCCAACGCGCAGGTCATCGAGTCTGAGACGGGACTTCTGTCCTGTCCGATGTCAGACGAGATGATTGCGGAAGCCGCAGCCATGCTGCCGCAACAGGGTTGCAAGATATTCGAAGTGACCCGCCGTCGTATTTCGCTCGAAGACTTCTTCCTGCAGACCACAAAGTAAACAACATTCGAACGCAGTGTCCGAATAAGGCGGTGACAAAAGTCGTGATGTTCTGGCAGCTCGTGTCAAACGAGATCATCAAGATGTTACGCAAGCGACGCTTTCAGGTGGTTCTCGTCATTCTCATCGTCTTGATGGCCGTGTTCTCCTATGCAGAGCATCAAGCGGTGCTGGTCATTACCCGGCAACTGGGAACCACCGATTGGCATGTACGGTTACAACAGCAGATAACAGATGAGCTCAATCGGCTCCACAATCCCTTTCTGTCTGCTGGTGAGAAAGCGGGTATTCAAGCGACGTTAGCTGAATCACAGTACGAACTCACGCACAACATCAATCCGTACGCGCCCGGGGCGCCGAGTTTTATGCACGGCTTTATGGACGAGGGCATCCTGCTGCTTATCCCCCTGTTCGTGATTGTCATTGCTTCAGACATCGTGTCATCAGAAATGAGCGGCGGTACCATCAAAATGTTGCTGACGCGCGGTGTGTCCCGAACACGCATCCTGACCAGCAAACTGGTCGCCTTGTTTTTGTTGGTGGCCATGCTGTTTTTGGCCATCGCCGTCACCTCCTACCTGGTCTCAGGCGTCTTTTTTGGGTACGGTGGGTTTGGTCTGCCGGTTGTGATGGGATTTCAAAGCAGCGTGAGCGGCACGGTGAACTTGAACCACATCTACACCTTACCCCAGTGGCAATACCTGATTATGACCTTCGGCCTCGGCTTCTTCGCCTGCTTGGCAGTAGCGAGTCTCGCTTTTATGGTCTCAACCCTAGTCCGTTCTACCGCTTCAAGCATGGGCATTATGATGGCGGGCCTGATAGCAGGGACATTGCTGACAGCTCTGGCAAACAACTGGGCCTTGGCCAAGTACCTGCCGGTGGTCAACCTGCAACTCATCAATTACCTAAACGGCACTCCCCCACCCGTCGCAGGCATGACCTTTTCCTTCTCACTCGGCGTGCTCGTAGTGTGGTCCGTGTTGGCACTTGTTGTCAGCTTTCAGGTATTCGCGAGGAAGGACATCATGGGGTGAGGTATCCACTTACGCAAGGAGAATGACCCGTTTTGACAAGTATAGGGAACTGACTAGGACAGCTCACTGGGCTCACTTGGCAACGTGAAATGACTGCCAAGCAGAGATGTCCCCTTTTCATGTATAATTTGCGGTAACACGCCCATAACATCACCACTTTGCACCGCCATCCATTAGCGAATGTCACACCCCTGCCGCAAGAGGGCCATCTCTCCAAGCATGATTTCGGAAACTGTGCTGCCAGCATCCCGGTCAACCGGAGCCGTGCTGCCCGAACAGTTATAGTCGGGACTTGGCAGTTGCGAGTTTGGGACGTCGCGAACGGGTGCACCACGGTGCAATCGAGAAAGGATAATGGAAATGGTCATTAAACCGAAGATTCGCGGCTTTATCTGTACGACAGCCCACCCTGTGGGATGTGCAAAACACGTGGAGGAACAGGTTCAATATGTGAAGAGCCAGCCGAACTTCGAAGGCGCCAAGAAAGTTCTCGTGATTGGCAGTTCAACGGGGTATGGACTGGCATCAAGAATTGCAGCAGCTTTTGGCAGTGGTGCGGACAGCATCGGGGTCTGCTTCGAGAAACCAGCCAGTGACAACCGAACAGGCACCGCAGGCTGGTACAACACCGTCGCCTTTGAAGAACTTGCGCAGAAGGATGGCTTATTTGCCGCAACCGTGAATGGCGACGCATTTTCTGACGCCGTCAAAGCAGAAGTCATCGACCTCATCAGGGCTCATTTAGGCCAGGTCGATCTCGTTGTCTACAGCCTCGCCTCCCCCCGTCGCACACATCCGCGCACGGGAGAAACCTTTTCGTCCGTCATCAAACCGGTCGGGGAACCGTTCCACAGCAAGACCATTGACGTGCACTCGGGGAAGGTCTCTGAAGTAACCATTGAGCCCGCCACAGACGAAGAAATTCGCAACACAGTCGCTGTCATGGGCGGTGAGGACTGGGAAATGTGGATTGAGGCCTTGCGCGACGCTGGTGTCCTCGCCGATAACGCAACCACAGTCGCATATTCTTACATAGGTCCGGAGCTCACCTTCTCCATCTACAGAGAGGGAACCATCGGGCAAGCGAAAAACGACCTCGAAGCTACAGCCAAGCGGCTTAACGACACACTCTCTGCAACTGGTGGTCGTGCATTCGTGTCCGTTAACAAGGCCGTCGTCACGCAGTCAAGTTCCGCAATTCCAGTCGTACCCCTTTACATTTCCATTCTCTTCAAAGTGATGAAAGAGCAGGGGCTCCACGAAGGCTGCATCGAGCAGATGTACCGCATGTACACAGATCGGTTGTACACCGGTTCAGCCGCACCGACTGACGAGCGCGGTCGCATCCGCCTCGACGACTTGGAGATGCGCCCTGAGATTCAGGATACGGTCATGAAGGCTTGGAACGACATCAACGAGAGCAACCTGTCCGACCTGTCTGACCTCGCAGGCTACCGATCCGATTTCCTGCAATTGTTCGGTTTCGACATCGACGGCGTGGACTACGAAGCTGACGTAAATCCGGATGTCCCGATGGCTGAGGCAGGCACCGCAAAGTAACCAAACGCGCAGCCCGGGCAGGTGGGCGAACGCCCCCTGCCCTTGGCCACGTTCGGCTTGTCACATGCAACTCAATCGTGCGCTCGATACCCTGTCTGCCCACTATGTCCCTTCATGGACAACCCGAGACGCTGCTTCTCTGCATCCACCTGAATCACGCGCACCTGCACGATGTCGCCCACCGCGACAACATCCATCGGTCGACGGACAAACTTGTCCGCCAGCTGCGAAATATGAACGAGTCCATCGTTTTTTAACCCAACGTCCACGAATGCCCCAAAGTCGACGACATTTCGCACCGTTCCCGTGAGAACCATACCTTCTTCGAGGTCCTCAAGCTTGAGCACATCCGTGCGTAAGATGGGTGGTGGAACGTCTTCTCGCGGGTCTCTCCCCGGTCTCTCCAAAGCCCCTAAAATATCCCGAAGCGTTGGAATGCCGACCCCAATTTCCGCACTCAGTGTTTCGATGGATGCGGCACGAACGCCATCGAGCCACATCGTGCGCTTGTCTCCGTCGCGCAAATCACTCGCGTCAGTCCCCGTCCGCTCGAGTAACTTATGAACCACCGGGTACGATTCCGGGTGAATCGGTGTGTTATCGAGTACTACATCGCCACCGTGAATACGCAAAAATCCCACGCACTGCTCCAGTGTTTTGGGTCCAAGTCGAGGCACCCTGGCAAGCTGTTTGCGGTTGCTAAACCGGCCGTTCTCGTCTCGGTAGCTGACAATGTTCTTCGCGACCGTCTTGTTTAGGCCCGCGACATACGACAACAGACTTGCTGATGCCGTGTTGACATCGGCTCCAACCTGATTCACCGCCGTTTCAACGACGCCCGTTAACGTGTCGTCGAGACGTTTTTGCGAGACGTCATGCTGATATTGACCGACACCTACGGATTTGGGGTCGATTTTGACCAACTCTGCCAACGGGTCCTGCACGCGCCTGGCAATGGAAATCGCGCTTCGTTCCGAGACATCGAGATGAGGAAACTCTTCCTTCGCGAGCTCAGATGCGGAATACACGCTGGCCCCTGCCTCGGAGACAATCAAATACGGAACAGTCAGTCCAGTTTGTTCCATGTACTCCCTGCCGCAGTCCGCGATAAACGCTTCGGTCTCACGCGATGCTGTGCCGTTGCCGATGGTGATTAACCCAACCTTGTAGCGGGCAAGGAGGTCGTGAATGACTTTTTTCGATTCTGTCACTTTGTTTTGTGGCGGGGTTGGGTATATCACCTTCACTTCGAGCAGCTTCCCTGTATCATCGACGACGGCGAGTTTGCAGCCAGTGCGATAAGCGGGGTCGACCCCGAGCACCACCCGCCCCTCTAATGGGCGCTGCATCAACAAGTTACGGAGGTTTTCCCCGAACACCTGCACAGCCTGTTCTTCGGCCCTGTCGGTGAATTCAGCCCGAATCTCCCGCTCAATGGCGGGCGCAATCAACCGCTTGTATGCGTCAACGACGGCGTCAGCAAGAAGTTGCCCTACGTAGGACAGGTCCTTGTGAGTGGCCGATGCGCTGCCAGCCACTTCCGGTCCCGCTTTGCGGCGCGTGTTGCCACGTACGTGTGTGTCAACCAAATAGGAAAGTATTTTGTCCTCTGGAGCACGCAAGGCGACTTTCAGAAATCCATCCCGTTCACCGCGATTCATCGCGAGCACCCGGTGGGGCGGCAGTTTCCCAAGTGACTCCTCGTAGTCGTAATACATCTCGTATACACTCTCTGCAGCCTCATCGACAGCCGTGCTGCGAATGGTCCCTGCGCGCACGGTGGTTTGGCGGATGAACTTGCGCGTGTTTGCGTCATCCGCCACAATTTCGGCGAAAATATCCATGGCACCGGCAAGGGCTTCAAGAGGCGTCTCTACACCACCCTCGACATTCACATACTCCGCTGCCACGCGGTGTGTCTCCTCTTGACTAGCCCTTGCATGTGCTTGCGCCATCAGCCACTCTGCCAATCCTTCGAGGCCGCGTTCCTTTGCAATCATTGCCCGTGTACGCCGCTTTGGACGATACGGGCGATAAATGTCATCCACCTCCGTCAGGGTGGTCGCAGAAATGACAGCCTTGACCAGTGACTCAGCCTGCGCCTCATCGGTGAATGCGCCGTGTTCTGCGAGCAGGCGCACAACGTCCGATTTACGTTGATAAAGTCCCTGTTCCTGTTCATAACTCGCCTGGATTTTTCGCAGTTGCTCTTCATCGAGTTCGCCTGTCATCTCTTTTCGGTAACGGGCGATAAATGGAATCGTATTTCCTTCATCAAGCAGACGGATGGCTGCGCGTACTTGAGTTGACTTCAGTTGCAGCCTAGCCGCGAGAATTTTGTCATAGTCGGGAGCTAGAGGTACATATGTAGACCACTGACTTCCCTGTGTTGACGAATCAGTCACGAAACTTACTCCTTTTTGTCCAAGATGGCTGTTCCATTATACATGATTAGCCATCCTGACCGATTTCCTGCAACGGGGGCCGATTTCGACAGTAGAGTCCGTTTCAACTTTAAAAATTGGTAGAATGAAAGGGAACGACTTTCGCCTTTCTTCCGCTTCGCGGTGGGAGACTTCTGGCGCTATGCCGTTAGATGCTGGAGAGG
The Alicyclobacillus curvatus genome window above contains:
- a CDS encoding ATP-binding cassette domain-containing protein codes for the protein MLMQKSAVQSLKVEGVRKEWNGKSLFADVSFELFLGEKVALLGKNGTGKTTLLKAIMGHVTLDEGTVQHMIPLEEWGWLEQDLHVADNVSLIDFVKSGNLELADIARALSQLESQMSTSEVTPAVLDNYAILQQQYEVKGGYTFETEVEMSLTRLLLQKAVWDVPYAALSGGQKTRAQLARLMVRQPKGLILDEPTNHLDAQTLTWLADWLKQFDGTVLFVTHDRTLMDRVADAVLELKPDGCRRHKGGYSQFKAARELEMQTQTSLWEKQERERRDLMEAIRRYQQWYQQAHEAAGERNPFLKKRAMKNATRFKAKERELQRLESRSVERPRESATAMIEFEQRQFEARTLARLRNVRVTYQERVVLSGVTLDVERHHRIAILGRNGAGKTTLLQTLTGDVEAAGGDVTGEVMRHPELRIGYFEQELGRQDMQQTVLDTLLTVPGMTQSYARTILAGFLFRQEDVFKPLGVLSMGERCRAAFVQLYLSGANLLVLDEPTNYLDVDTRERVEEALLEYPGALILVTHDIYLIRKVANRIVAIEDGEVRVFDGSYDEFEQSRMTPVYQDRTTENRTRQLELLLAQLVGQDEPDTPEEKAALVRKIVATRRELDALRSLRDGK
- a CDS encoding ABC transporter ATP-binding protein — translated: MTTPVLAVHGLSKRVRNRTLVKDVSFSVFPGQVFGFLGPNGAGKTTTIRMLVGLIRPSAGEVRIGGYDIQSHALEAMRQVGCIVENPDLYPYLTGRENLLQLARMQGESAVHRVDEVAELVHLRDRLDEKVRTYSLGMRQRLGIAQALLGNPRLLILDEPTNGLDPAGIRELRTFLQDLAKTGLAVFISSHLLSEVELLCSHVAIIREGTVIQTGAIESLLSGASGDVIWRVEPVAPAKEVLRTVLSTFGDSANAQVIESETGLLSCPMSDEMIAEAAAMLPQQGCKIFEVTRRRISLEDFFLQTTK
- a CDS encoding ABC transporter permease, which encodes MFWQLVSNEIIKMLRKRRFQVVLVILIVLMAVFSYAEHQAVLVITRQLGTTDWHVRLQQQITDELNRLHNPFLSAGEKAGIQATLAESQYELTHNINPYAPGAPSFMHGFMDEGILLLIPLFVIVIASDIVSSEMSGGTIKMLLTRGVSRTRILTSKLVALFLLVAMLFLAIAVTSYLVSGVFFGYGGFGLPVVMGFQSSVSGTVNLNHIYTLPQWQYLIMTFGLGFFACLAVASLAFMVSTLVRSTASSMGIMMAGLIAGTLLTALANNWALAKYLPVVNLQLINYLNGTPPPVAGMTFSFSLGVLVVWSVLALVVSFQVFARKDIMG
- a CDS encoding trans-2-enoyl-CoA reductase family protein, with the translated sequence MVIKPKIRGFICTTAHPVGCAKHVEEQVQYVKSQPNFEGAKKVLVIGSSTGYGLASRIAAAFGSGADSIGVCFEKPASDNRTGTAGWYNTVAFEELAQKDGLFAATVNGDAFSDAVKAEVIDLIRAHLGQVDLVVYSLASPRRTHPRTGETFSSVIKPVGEPFHSKTIDVHSGKVSEVTIEPATDEEIRNTVAVMGGEDWEMWIEALRDAGVLADNATTVAYSYIGPELTFSIYREGTIGQAKNDLEATAKRLNDTLSATGGRAFVSVNKAVVTQSSSAIPVVPLYISILFKVMKEQGLHEGCIEQMYRMYTDRLYTGSAAPTDERGRIRLDDLEMRPEIQDTVMKAWNDINESNLSDLSDLAGYRSDFLQLFGFDIDGVDYEADVNPDVPMAEAGTAK
- a CDS encoding RNA-binding transcriptional accessory protein, producing the protein MTDSSTQGSQWSTYVPLAPDYDKILAARLQLKSTQVRAAIRLLDEGNTIPFIARYRKEMTGELDEEQLRKIQASYEQEQGLYQRKSDVVRLLAEHGAFTDEAQAESLVKAVISATTLTEVDDIYRPYRPKRRTRAMIAKERGLEGLAEWLMAQAHARASQEETHRVAAEYVNVEGGVETPLEALAGAMDIFAEIVADDANTRKFIRQTTVRAGTIRSTAVDEAAESVYEMYYDYEESLGKLPPHRVLAMNRGERDGFLKVALRAPEDKILSYLVDTHVRGNTRRKAGPEVAGSASATHKDLSYVGQLLADAVVDAYKRLIAPAIEREIRAEFTDRAEEQAVQVFGENLRNLLMQRPLEGRVVLGVDPAYRTGCKLAVVDDTGKLLEVKVIYPTPPQNKVTESKKVIHDLLARYKVGLITIGNGTASRETEAFIADCGREYMEQTGLTVPYLIVSEAGASVYSASELAKEEFPHLDVSERSAISIARRVQDPLAELVKIDPKSVGVGQYQHDVSQKRLDDTLTGVVETAVNQVGADVNTASASLLSYVAGLNKTVAKNIVSYRDENGRFSNRKQLARVPRLGPKTLEQCVGFLRIHGGDVVLDNTPIHPESYPVVHKLLERTGTDASDLRDGDKRTMWLDGVRAASIETLSAEIGVGIPTLRDILGALERPGRDPREDVPPPILRTDVLKLEDLEEGMVLTGTVRNVVDFGAFVDVGLKNDGLVHISQLADKFVRRPMDVVAVGDIVQVRVIQVDAEKQRLGLSMKGHSGQTGYRAHD